The following proteins come from a genomic window of Vicinamibacterales bacterium:
- a CDS encoding prolyl oligopeptidase family serine peptidase, whose translation MKTPLRIALSVLALSSTAAGQGLQYPVTRAVDHVDTYHGTKVPDPYRWLEDDTSAETAAWVEAQNKVTFAYLDTIPYRAALTKRLNALYNYAKFSSPSRKGEYYFFSKNDGLQNQSVLYIQKGLTGAPEVLIDPNTWSADGTVRLAGFAPSRDAKLAVYGVSRSGSDWQEYNVMDLSTRKTLGDKVEWVKVSSIAWRGNGFYYSRYPQPEKGKELSSINENHQVYYHRIGTPQSADELVFSDPKNPQRFHTLDTTEDERFAVLDLSDRGTGKQGNAVFVQDLSKPGAKFTPLIPDIGDDTYSVLESVRGELIVFTDNQAPNGRVVRIDPANPAPANWKTIIAPKSDTIDTVRVAAGKVIVTYMKDVASKAYVHNLEGALENEIDLPGLGSASGFAGNMDDTSLFYTFQSFTYPTSIFRYDVAARKSALFRAPEIPGLDVNQYDTKQVFVTSKDGAKVPMFLVHKKGLVLDGSNPTLMYGYGGFNIATTPGFNSLRIALLEQGFVYASVNMRGGSEYGEAWHDAGTKLKKQNVFDDFIAAAEWLIANKYTSPAKLAAQGGSNGGLLVGAVINQRPDLFRVAIPQVGVMDMLRFHKFTIGWNWIADYGSSDNAGEFTALFAYSPLHNIKPGGNYPATLVTTADHDDRVVPAHSFKYAATLQKHASADRPVLIRIDTRSGHGASNVTKQIEATADIYAFIMFNLGVTPMFK comes from the coding sequence ATGAAGACCCCTTTGCGCATTGCCTTGAGCGTACTGGCGCTGTCGTCAACGGCGGCCGGACAGGGCCTCCAATATCCCGTGACCCGCGCGGTGGATCACGTTGACACCTACCACGGCACGAAGGTGCCCGACCCGTATCGCTGGCTCGAAGATGACACCTCCGCCGAGACTGCCGCGTGGGTCGAGGCGCAGAACAAGGTCACCTTCGCCTATCTCGACACGATTCCCTATCGCGCGGCGCTCACCAAGCGGCTCAACGCGCTCTACAACTACGCCAAGTTCAGCTCGCCGTCGCGCAAGGGCGAGTACTACTTCTTCTCGAAGAACGACGGCCTGCAGAACCAGAGCGTGCTCTACATCCAGAAGGGCCTCACCGGTGCGCCCGAGGTGCTGATCGACCCGAACACCTGGTCGGCCGATGGCACGGTCCGCCTCGCTGGGTTTGCGCCCTCGAGGGATGCGAAGCTCGCGGTCTACGGCGTGTCGCGCAGCGGCTCGGACTGGCAGGAATACAACGTGATGGACCTGTCGACGCGCAAGACGCTCGGCGACAAGGTGGAATGGGTCAAGGTCTCGAGCATCGCCTGGCGCGGCAACGGGTTCTACTACAGCCGCTATCCGCAGCCCGAGAAGGGAAAGGAGCTGTCGTCGATCAACGAGAACCACCAGGTCTACTACCACCGCATCGGCACGCCGCAGTCGGCCGACGAGCTGGTGTTCAGCGATCCGAAGAACCCGCAGCGGTTCCACACGCTCGACACGACCGAGGACGAGCGTTTCGCGGTGCTCGACCTCTCGGACCGCGGCACCGGCAAGCAGGGCAACGCCGTGTTCGTGCAGGACCTGTCAAAGCCGGGCGCGAAGTTCACGCCGCTCATTCCTGACATTGGCGACGACACCTACAGCGTGCTCGAAAGCGTCCGCGGCGAGCTGATCGTCTTCACCGACAACCAGGCGCCGAACGGCCGCGTGGTCCGGATCGACCCCGCCAATCCCGCGCCGGCCAACTGGAAGACCATCATCGCGCCCAAGTCCGACACCATCGACACCGTGCGCGTCGCCGCCGGCAAGGTGATTGTTACCTACATGAAGGACGTGGCGTCGAAGGCCTACGTGCACAACCTCGAAGGCGCGCTCGAAAACGAGATCGACCTGCCCGGCCTCGGCAGCGCCAGCGGCTTCGCCGGCAACATGGACGACACCTCGCTGTTCTACACGTTCCAGTCGTTCACGTATCCGACGTCGATCTTCCGCTACGACGTGGCGGCGCGGAAGAGCGCGCTGTTCCGCGCGCCCGAGATTCCTGGCCTCGACGTGAACCAGTACGACACCAAGCAGGTGTTTGTGACGAGCAAGGACGGCGCGAAGGTGCCGATGTTTCTCGTTCACAAGAAGGGGCTGGTGCTCGACGGCAGCAACCCCACGCTGATGTACGGCTACGGCGGCTTCAACATCGCGACCACGCCGGGCTTCAACTCGCTGCGCATCGCGCTGCTCGAGCAGGGCTTCGTTTATGCCAGCGTGAACATGCGCGGCGGCAGCGAATACGGTGAAGCCTGGCACGATGCCGGCACCAAGCTGAAGAAGCAGAACGTGTTCGACGACTTCATCGCCGCCGCCGAGTGGTTGATCGCGAACAAATACACGTCGCCGGCGAAGCTGGCGGCGCAGGGCGGCTCCAACGGCGGCCTGCTGGTGGGCGCCGTCATCAACCAGCGGCCCGATCTCTTCCGCGTGGCCATTCCACAAGTCGGCGTCATGGACATGCTGCGGTTTCACAAGTTCACGATTGGCTGGAACTGGATTGCCGATTACGGCTCGAGCGACAACGCCGGCGAGTTCACGGCCCTGTTCGCCTACTCGCCGCTGCACAACATCAAGCCGGGCGGCAACTACCCGGCGACGCTGGTGACCACCGCGGATCACGACGATCGCGTCGTGCCGGCGCACTCCTTCAAGTATGCGGCGACGCTGCAGAAGCACGCCAGCGCCGATCGGCCGGTGCTGATTCGCATCGACACCAGGTCGGGCCACGGCGCCAGCAACGTCACCAAGCAGATCGAGGCGACCGCCGACATCTACGCCTTCATCATGTTCAACCTGGGGGTGACGCCGATGTTCAAGTAA
- a CDS encoding DUF72 domain-containing protein yields the protein MILVGTSGYNYPEWKGSFYPADLAASKMLPFYASKFRTVEINYTFYRMPTSKIVNGWAAQVPAGFRFTLKAPKRITHDKRLRAADVADALRAFVSVAGELGPRLAALLFQLPPNLKKDIGLLSEFLSLLPPRTTAAFEFRHASWLDDEVYAALTARNIALCIADSEARQTPAVATANYAYLRLRDEGYGDADIARWTETAKQLDATCSDVFVYFKHEDEGKGAAFGQQMLRNLGMVE from the coding sequence ATGATTCTCGTCGGGACCAGCGGCTACAACTACCCGGAGTGGAAGGGCAGTTTCTATCCGGCGGACCTGGCCGCATCGAAGATGTTGCCGTTCTACGCCAGCAAGTTCCGCACGGTCGAGATCAACTACACGTTCTACCGCATGCCGACGTCGAAGATCGTCAACGGCTGGGCGGCGCAAGTGCCGGCCGGGTTCCGGTTCACGCTGAAGGCGCCGAAGCGCATCACCCACGACAAGCGCCTGCGCGCCGCGGACGTGGCGGATGCGCTGCGCGCGTTCGTGTCGGTGGCCGGCGAGCTCGGGCCGCGCCTGGCGGCGCTCCTGTTCCAGTTGCCGCCGAACTTGAAGAAGGACATCGGGCTGCTGTCGGAATTCCTGTCGCTGCTGCCGCCCAGGACCACGGCCGCCTTCGAGTTCCGCCACGCGTCGTGGCTGGATGACGAGGTCTACGCCGCGCTCACGGCGCGCAACATCGCTCTGTGCATCGCCGACAGCGAAGCGCGGCAAACCCCGGCCGTCGCCACCGCCAACTACGCCTACCTCCGCCTGCGCGACGAAGGCTACGGCGATGCCGACATCGCGCGGTGGACCGAGACCGCCAAACAACTGGATGCCACCTGCTCCGATGTGTTCGTGTATTTCAAGCACGAGGATGAAGGCAAGGGAGCGGCGTTCGGACAACAGATGCTTCGTAATTTAGGGATGGTTGAATGA
- a CDS encoding hydroxyacid-oxoacid transhydrogenase → MANDFAFEMAASAVRFGAGVTREVGADLAELGVTNVLVITDPVLRVLAPVRTVLESLDANRIPFVLYDRVRIEPSDESFLDAIAFARRQPFDAIVAVGGGSTIDTAKAVNLYTTYPPADFLDYVNPPIGKGLPVPGPLKPLIAIPTTAGTGSETTGVTIFDLSRMHAKTGIASRRLKPTLGLLDPDNTRTMPPEVAASTGLDILSHAIESFTALPFTGRPLPERPALRPAYQGSNPISDIWSLQALRMVSEFIVRAVEDPSDDEARANMLLAASYAGVGFGNAGVHLPHGMSYPVSGRVKSYHAAGYAADHPLVPHGFSVILNAPAVFRFTAPSTPARHLQAAEALGVDVSRAKADDAGRILADRITWFMQRLKTPNGLAALGYTTSDIPDLVAGTLPQHRVTKLSPRPAGPEELSRLFEDAMVAW, encoded by the coding sequence ATGGCCAACGACTTTGCATTCGAGATGGCGGCGTCGGCCGTCCGGTTCGGCGCCGGTGTCACGCGCGAGGTGGGCGCGGACCTTGCCGAACTGGGCGTCACCAACGTGCTCGTGATCACCGACCCGGTCCTGCGCGTCCTGGCCCCGGTGCGAACGGTGTTGGAGTCGCTCGACGCCAATCGCATTCCATTCGTGCTCTACGACCGGGTCCGCATCGAACCGAGCGACGAGTCGTTCCTGGACGCGATTGCCTTCGCCCGGCGGCAGCCGTTCGACGCCATTGTCGCCGTGGGCGGCGGATCCACGATCGACACCGCGAAGGCGGTCAACCTCTACACGACGTATCCGCCCGCCGACTTTCTCGACTACGTGAATCCGCCGATCGGCAAGGGCCTCCCGGTGCCGGGGCCGTTGAAGCCGCTGATCGCGATCCCCACCACCGCGGGCACGGGCAGCGAAACCACCGGCGTCACCATTTTCGACCTCAGCCGCATGCACGCCAAGACCGGCATCGCGAGCCGCCGGTTGAAGCCCACGCTGGGCCTGCTCGATCCGGACAACACCAGGACGATGCCGCCGGAGGTGGCGGCGTCAACGGGCCTCGACATCCTCAGCCACGCCATCGAGTCGTTCACGGCGTTGCCGTTCACCGGCCGGCCGCTGCCCGAGCGGCCGGCGCTGCGGCCCGCGTACCAAGGGTCGAATCCGATCAGCGATATCTGGTCGCTGCAGGCCCTGCGCATGGTCTCGGAGTTCATCGTCCGGGCGGTCGAGGACCCGTCGGATGACGAAGCGCGGGCCAACATGCTGCTGGCGGCGTCGTACGCCGGCGTGGGGTTTGGCAACGCCGGCGTGCACCTGCCGCACGGCATGTCGTACCCGGTGTCGGGCCGCGTCAAGAGCTACCACGCCGCCGGCTACGCCGCGGATCATCCGCTGGTGCCGCACGGCTTCTCGGTGATCCTCAACGCCCCCGCGGTGTTTCGCTTTACCGCGCCCTCCACGCCGGCCCGCCACCTGCAAGCCGCCGAGGCGCTGGGCGTCGATGTCTCGCGGGCGAAGGCGGACGATGCGGGGCGCATTCTTGCCGATCGCATCACGTGGTTCATGCAGCGGCTGAAGACGCCGAACGGGCTGGCGGCGCTCGGCTACACCACCTCGGACATCCCGGACCTCGTCGCCGGCACGCTGCCGCAACACCGCGTCACGAAGCTGTCGCCGCGCCCGGCCGGCCCCGAGGAGTTGAGCCGGCTCTTCGAAGACGCGATGGTCGCGTGGTAG
- a CDS encoding endonuclease/exonuclease/phosphatase family protein has product MTDDEPKRTRTVRVATYNIHRGRGLDGRTRLERIAGVLAGIDADIIALQEVVGASPLKAGQAAELGAALGMGWVMAPTRHLRTALFGNVVLTRFPVRHHVQYDLTWKTCEHRGVQRVDVALEDDTLHFYNVHLGTSLMERRAQAARLATLVHDRRVMGPKIVLGDFNEWARGIAKDVLAERLQSIDLSKHLSRRRTYPGFFPILHLDHIYYEGKVDVLKVTLPRDRLALMASDHLPLVADLSIGFD; this is encoded by the coding sequence ATGACAGACGACGAGCCCAAGCGGACGCGGACGGTGCGTGTGGCCACCTACAACATCCACCGCGGCCGCGGGCTCGACGGGCGGACCCGCCTCGAGCGCATCGCCGGCGTGCTCGCCGGCATTGACGCCGACATCATCGCGCTCCAGGAAGTGGTGGGCGCGAGCCCGCTGAAGGCGGGACAGGCGGCGGAACTGGGTGCGGCGCTGGGCATGGGCTGGGTGATGGCGCCGACGCGCCACCTGCGGACGGCGCTCTTCGGCAACGTCGTGCTCACCCGCTTCCCTGTGCGCCATCACGTGCAGTACGACCTGACGTGGAAGACCTGCGAGCATCGCGGCGTCCAGCGCGTGGACGTCGCCCTCGAAGACGACACGCTGCACTTCTACAACGTGCACCTCGGCACATCGCTGATGGAGCGCCGGGCTCAGGCGGCGCGGCTCGCGACGCTGGTCCACGACCGCCGGGTGATGGGCCCGAAGATCGTGCTCGGCGACTTCAACGAGTGGGCGCGCGGCATCGCCAAAGACGTGCTGGCCGAGCGGCTCCAGAGCATCGACCTCAGCAAACACCTCAGCCGCCGGCGCACCTATCCGGGCTTCTTCCCCATCCTTCACCTCGACCACATCTACTACGAAGGTAAGGTGGACGTGCTCAAGGTCACCCTGCCGAGGGATCGACTGGCGCTGATGGCGTCGGATCACCTGCCCCTGGTCGCCGACCTCAGCATCGGTTTCGACTGA
- a CDS encoding SPFH domain-containing protein, protein MSIIRERAHNGLPGLPVLFVLILADAGLIWMLAMNIRSESAPEIVAAAVGLALVTFMSAGLFMVNPNEGKVLQLFGAYKGTAKEQGLRWANPFLAKKKVSLRVRNFESSHLKVNDIDGNPIEIAAVVVWKVFETAEAVFEVDDYEHFVKVQSEAALRNLATSYSYDAHDDAQVSLRGHTGAVADHLKREIGDRLVKAGVEVIEARISHLAYAPEIAAAMLQRQQAGAIIAARQKIVEGAVGMVEMALDMLSKKSIIQLDEDRKAAMVSNLLVVLCGDRNTQPVINTGTIYQ, encoded by the coding sequence GTGTCCATCATTCGCGAACGCGCTCACAACGGCCTGCCCGGTCTGCCCGTGCTCTTCGTCCTGATCCTGGCCGACGCCGGCCTGATCTGGATGCTCGCCATGAACATCCGCTCCGAGTCGGCACCCGAGATTGTCGCTGCCGCCGTCGGTCTGGCCCTGGTCACCTTCATGTCGGCCGGCCTGTTCATGGTCAACCCGAACGAAGGCAAGGTGCTGCAGCTCTTCGGCGCCTATAAAGGCACCGCCAAGGAGCAGGGCCTGCGCTGGGCCAACCCGTTCCTCGCCAAGAAGAAGGTCTCGCTGCGCGTGCGCAACTTCGAGAGCTCGCACTTGAAGGTGAACGACATCGACGGCAACCCCATCGAGATCGCAGCCGTCGTCGTGTGGAAGGTGTTCGAGACCGCGGAAGCGGTCTTCGAAGTGGACGACTACGAGCACTTCGTGAAGGTGCAGAGCGAAGCGGCGCTGCGCAACCTGGCGACCAGTTATTCCTACGACGCGCACGACGATGCGCAGGTGTCGCTGCGCGGGCATACCGGCGCGGTGGCGGATCATCTCAAGCGCGAGATTGGCGACCGGCTCGTCAAGGCCGGCGTGGAAGTGATCGAGGCGCGCATCAGCCACCTGGCCTACGCCCCGGAGATCGCCGCGGCCATGCTGCAGCGCCAGCAGGCGGGCGCCATCATCGCCGCGCGGCAGAAGATCGTGGAAGGCGCCGTCGGCATGGTGGAAATGGCGCTCGACATGCTATCGAAGAAGTCGATCATCCAGCTGGACGAGGATCGCAAGGCGGCGATGGTCAGCAACCTGCTGGTCGTGCTGTGCGGCGATCGCAACACGCAGCCGGTGATCAACACGGGCACCATCTATCAGTAA
- a CDS encoding amidohydrolase: protein MVGLSVVMAGAPAAAQTNAKLSGYKTEAVKGVDEMAKLAQEMVDSVFSFGELGMQEVETSRYLTGQLEKFGFKIQRGVAGMPTAWVATYGSGKPVIAMGSDIDGIPQASQKPGVAYPDPIIAGAPGHGEGHNTGMPMNIIAAIAVKRIMERDKLPGTLMLWPGVAEEQLASKAWYVRDGIFKDVDVVLFSHVGNNLGVSWGEGGGNGMVSVEYTFEGETAHSAGAPWRGRSALDAVELMSVGWQYRREHLRLSQRSHAVVTNGGDQPNVVPRNASIWFYFRETDQPHIKELWEIGDKVAEGAALMTNTKWSSRILGTAYPQHMNKTVAETMYENIKTVGLPAWSEADQTLAKALQKELGNATIEGLPTKLGNLGVPNPDRENMGGGSDDIGDVSWNYPTVTLRYPANIPGLPGHNWSSAIASATPIAHKGVVAGAKVQAMTVLDLLTRPELVKQAWDYFNTVQTKDVKYIPFLRKDTPPPTHLNANILAKYRDEMKKYYYDPTKFGTYLEQLGIKYPTVRQ from the coding sequence ATGGTGGGCTTATCGGTGGTGATGGCCGGCGCGCCCGCGGCGGCCCAGACCAACGCGAAGCTGTCGGGCTACAAGACCGAAGCGGTCAAGGGCGTCGACGAGATGGCGAAGCTCGCCCAGGAGATGGTGGACTCGGTGTTCAGCTTCGGCGAGCTGGGCATGCAGGAGGTCGAAACCTCGCGCTACCTGACCGGGCAGCTCGAGAAGTTCGGCTTCAAGATCCAGCGCGGGGTCGCCGGCATGCCCACCGCCTGGGTGGCCACCTACGGCTCCGGCAAGCCGGTGATTGCCATGGGCTCCGACATCGATGGCATCCCGCAGGCGTCGCAGAAGCCCGGCGTGGCCTACCCGGATCCGATCATCGCCGGCGCGCCCGGTCATGGCGAAGGCCACAACACCGGCATGCCGATGAACATCATTGCCGCGATCGCGGTGAAGCGGATCATGGAGCGCGACAAGCTGCCGGGCACTCTCATGTTGTGGCCCGGTGTGGCGGAGGAGCAGCTGGCGTCGAAGGCCTGGTACGTCCGCGACGGCATCTTCAAGGACGTGGACGTGGTCCTCTTCAGCCACGTCGGCAACAACCTCGGCGTGTCGTGGGGCGAAGGCGGCGGCAACGGCATGGTGTCGGTGGAGTACACCTTCGAAGGCGAGACCGCGCACAGCGCCGGTGCGCCCTGGCGCGGCCGCTCGGCGCTCGACGCCGTCGAGTTGATGAGCGTGGGCTGGCAGTACCGGCGTGAACACCTCCGCCTGTCGCAGCGTTCGCACGCGGTCGTCACCAACGGCGGCGACCAGCCCAACGTGGTCCCGCGCAACGCCAGCATCTGGTTCTACTTCCGCGAAACCGACCAGCCGCACATCAAGGAGCTGTGGGAGATCGGCGACAAGGTGGCGGAGGGCGCGGCGCTGATGACCAACACCAAGTGGTCGTCCCGCATTCTCGGCACGGCCTACCCGCAGCACATGAACAAGACGGTCGCCGAAACGATGTACGAAAACATCAAGACGGTTGGCTTGCCGGCCTGGAGCGAGGCTGACCAGACGCTGGCCAAGGCGCTGCAGAAGGAACTGGGCAACGCCACGATCGAGGGGCTGCCGACCAAGCTCGGCAACCTGGGCGTGCCCAATCCCGATCGCGAGAACATGGGCGGCGGCTCCGACGACATCGGCGACGTGTCGTGGAATTACCCGACGGTGACGCTGCGCTACCCGGCCAACATCCCCGGGCTGCCGGGCCACAACTGGTCGAGCGCGATCGCCAGCGCGACGCCGATTGCCCACAAGGGCGTGGTCGCCGGCGCCAAGGTGCAGGCCATGACCGTGCTGGACCTGCTGACGCGGCCGGAACTGGTGAAGCAGGCGTGGGACTACTTCAACACCGTCCAGACCAAGGACGTGAAGTACATCCCGTTCCTCAGGAAAGACACGCCGCCGCCGACGCACCTGAACGCCAACATCCTCGCCAAGTACCGCGACGAGATGAAGAAGTACTACTACGACCCGACCAAATTCGGGACCTACCTGGAACAGCTCGGCATCAAGTACCCGACGGTCCGTCAGTAG
- a CDS encoding SCO family protein, protein MSVLLAGLVAAAGCSRAPEVRSYQLQGQVLAVKPETNEILVKHGDIAGFMPAMTMPYTVKDPALLKDRVPGDLITATLQVAPDLAWLSAITKTGSAPLPDDAPTKIPAAAGVHLLAAGDEVPGTTLVDQNDQPLALSAWRGSAVVVTFIYTRCPLPQFCPLMDKRFAEIQSLAGADAALRGKVRLLSISFDPATDRAAVLRAHAAKAGADPAVWRFATAPEEIVDRLAATFGVNVIRETDGTITHNLRTAVIDPRGRIVSIHDSNAWSASTIVDELKAAVRAR, encoded by the coding sequence GTGTCCGTCCTCCTCGCCGGCCTGGTGGCCGCGGCCGGCTGCAGCCGCGCCCCGGAAGTGCGCAGCTATCAACTGCAGGGGCAGGTCCTCGCCGTCAAGCCCGAGACCAACGAGATCCTGGTCAAGCACGGCGATATCGCCGGCTTCATGCCGGCGATGACCATGCCGTACACAGTCAAGGATCCCGCGCTGCTGAAGGACCGCGTGCCGGGCGACCTGATTACCGCCACCCTGCAGGTGGCGCCGGACCTCGCCTGGCTGTCGGCCATCACCAAGACCGGTTCGGCGCCGCTGCCCGACGATGCGCCGACGAAGATCCCTGCGGCCGCCGGGGTGCACCTGCTCGCGGCCGGCGATGAGGTTCCCGGCACGACGCTGGTCGATCAGAATGACCAACCACTGGCGCTGTCGGCGTGGCGCGGCTCGGCGGTGGTCGTCACGTTCATCTACACGCGCTGCCCCCTGCCGCAGTTTTGCCCGCTGATGGACAAGCGCTTCGCGGAGATCCAGTCGCTGGCCGGCGCCGACGCCGCCCTGCGCGGCAAGGTGCGGCTGCTGTCGATCAGCTTCGACCCGGCGACCGATCGGGCGGCGGTCCTGCGCGCGCATGCGGCCAAGGCCGGCGCCGATCCCGCGGTGTGGCGGTTCGCCACGGCACCGGAAGAGATCGTGGATCGCCTGGCGGCCACGTTCGGCGTCAACGTCATCCGCGAGACCGACGGCACCATCACGCACAACCTGCGGACCGCCGTGATCGATCCGCGCGGCCGCATCGTCTCCATCCACGACAGCAACGCGTGGTCGGCGTCCACCATTGTCGATGAACTCAAGGCTGCCGTTCGCGCGCGCTGA
- a CDS encoding amidase, which yields MMNRWLIAGVVVLAGCSSTPPTTTPPPVPTLDVVELSATDAKARMASGELTSLALTQAYLDRIAKVDDAGPALAAVIEINPQAVAEATARDAERKAGTIRGPLHGIPVLLKDNIDAAGMVNSAGSLALADNKPANDAFLVARLRASGAVILGKTNLSEWANFRSTRSSSGWSSRGGQTKNPYVLDRNPCGSSSGTGAAIAASLGAIGVGTETDGSIICPASVNGIAGLKPTVGLVSRNGIIPISVSQDTAGPMARTVSDVALMLNGMAAVDVTDPSGPAAEGRIAADYTTFLKADAVKGKRFGVVRQAMGYHPDVDASMTRAIDALKAAGAEVIDVKIATYNAWNDPEFSVLLYEFKDGLNAYLKKSGSPQSSLEALIAWNKANAPKAMPFFGQEIFEQAQAKGPLSDAAYKKARAEARRLAGKDGLLAALAKDKLDALIAPSLSPAWPTDHVLGDHFVGAGYGMSAVAGTPSLTVPIGDSQGLPLGVTFMGPAYSEGELIGFGYALEQATRARKAPEYKATLAP from the coding sequence ATGATGAATCGATGGTTGATTGCGGGCGTGGTGGTGCTGGCTGGTTGCTCGTCAACTCCACCAACAACCACGCCTCCCCCTGTTCCCACACTCGACGTCGTCGAGTTGAGCGCGACCGATGCCAAGGCACGAATGGCGTCCGGCGAGCTCACCTCGCTCGCGCTGACCCAGGCGTATCTCGATCGCATTGCGAAGGTGGATGACGCGGGCCCGGCGTTGGCCGCCGTGATCGAGATCAACCCGCAGGCCGTGGCCGAAGCGACGGCGCGCGACGCCGAGCGCAAGGCCGGCACGATCCGTGGTCCGCTCCACGGCATTCCGGTGCTGCTGAAGGACAACATCGACGCCGCCGGCATGGTGAACTCCGCCGGCTCGCTGGCGCTGGCCGACAACAAGCCCGCGAACGATGCCTTCCTGGTCGCGCGCCTGCGGGCGTCGGGCGCGGTGATTCTCGGCAAGACCAACCTCAGTGAGTGGGCCAATTTCCGCTCGACGCGGTCGTCGTCCGGCTGGAGCTCGAGGGGCGGACAAACGAAGAACCCGTACGTGCTGGATCGCAACCCCTGCGGTTCGAGCTCGGGGACGGGTGCGGCAATTGCCGCGAGCCTCGGCGCGATTGGCGTCGGCACCGAGACCGACGGCAGCATCATCTGCCCGGCGTCGGTGAACGGCATCGCCGGCCTCAAGCCAACGGTGGGCCTGGTCAGCCGCAACGGCATCATTCCAATTTCGGTTTCACAAGACACGGCGGGGCCGATGGCGAGAACGGTGTCTGACGTGGCGCTGATGCTTAACGGCATGGCCGCGGTGGACGTGACGGACCCGTCGGGTCCCGCTGCGGAGGGCAGGATCGCCGCGGACTACACGACCTTCCTGAAGGCCGATGCGGTGAAGGGCAAGCGCTTTGGCGTGGTGCGGCAGGCGATGGGGTATCACCCGGACGTGGACGCCTCCATGACCAGGGCCATCGACGCGCTGAAGGCCGCGGGCGCGGAGGTGATCGACGTCAAGATCGCCACCTACAACGCCTGGAACGACCCCGAGTTCAGCGTGCTGCTCTACGAATTCAAGGATGGGCTCAACGCCTACTTGAAGAAGAGCGGCTCGCCGCAGTCGTCGCTCGAGGCGTTAATCGCGTGGAACAAGGCGAACGCCCCTAAAGCGATGCCGTTCTTCGGGCAGGAGATCTTCGAACAGGCGCAGGCCAAGGGCCCGTTGAGCGACGCGGCCTACAAGAAGGCGCGCGCCGAGGCGCGCCGGCTGGCGGGGAAGGATGGTCTGCTGGCCGCGCTCGCCAAGGACAAGCTCGACGCCCTGATTGCCCCCAGCCTGTCGCCGGCGTGGCCGACGGATCACGTGCTGGGCGATCACTTCGTGGGCGCGGGCTACGGCATGTCGGCGGTCGCCGGCACGCCCAGCCTGACCGTACCGATTGGCGACAGCCAGGGCCTGCCGCTCGGCGTGACGTTCATGGGGCCGGCCTACAGCGAGGGTGAGTTGATCGGGTTCGGTTACGCGCTCGAGCAGGCGACACGGGCGCGCAAGGCGCCCGAATACAAGGCTACCCTCGCGCCCTAG
- a CDS encoding alpha/beta fold hydrolase codes for MTLYAWARRRTFPALAAAESRYFDVAPDARVLAHCNWQPDRASAPTLLALHGLEGSSEAHYMRGLADKAFAAGFNVVRLNQRNCGGTEHLSRGLYHSGLTADPLFVLRELRDRDGLSRFAVAGYSLGGNITMKLAGELGAAEFPEVRAFAAVSPVIELEACMQSIERGENRIYEWNFCRNLQGRMRRKGRAHPGLFELSGLWKVWSIRAFDDRYTAPHHGFAGASDYYHRASAMRVIDQVARPALILSAADDPFVPPHIFDAPAVRNNPHITTVVTSHGGHCAFVEQANGYDGYFAERTVVDFLRNQL; via the coding sequence ATGACGCTCTACGCGTGGGCGCGCCGCCGGACCTTTCCGGCACTCGCCGCCGCCGAGTCTCGCTACTTCGACGTCGCCCCGGACGCCCGCGTGCTGGCCCACTGCAACTGGCAGCCGGACCGCGCCTCGGCGCCGACCCTGCTGGCGCTGCACGGCCTGGAAGGGTCGAGCGAGGCCCATTACATGCGCGGCCTCGCCGACAAGGCCTTCGCCGCCGGCTTCAACGTGGTCCGGCTGAATCAGCGCAACTGCGGCGGCACCGAACACCTGTCGCGCGGGCTCTACCACTCGGGCCTGACCGCTGATCCGCTGTTCGTCCTGCGGGAACTGCGCGATCGTGACGGCCTGTCGCGCTTTGCCGTCGCCGGGTATTCACTCGGCGGCAACATCACTATGAAGCTCGCCGGCGAGCTGGGCGCCGCGGAGTTTCCGGAGGTGCGGGCATTCGCCGCGGTGTCGCCGGTGATCGAACTGGAAGCCTGCATGCAGTCGATCGAGCGGGGTGAGAACCGCATCTACGAGTGGAACTTCTGCCGCAACCTGCAGGGCCGCATGCGGCGCAAGGGCCGGGCGCACCCCGGCCTGTTCGAGCTGTCTGGATTGTGGAAGGTGTGGTCGATCCGGGCGTTCGACGACCGCTACACGGCGCCGCACCACGGGTTCGCGGGGGCGTCCGACTACTACCACCGCGCCAGCGCCATGCGGGTCATCGATCAGGTGGCCCGGCCGGCCCTGATTCTCAGCGCCGCGGACGACCCGTTCGTGCCGCCGCACATCTTCGACGCCCCGGCGGTCCGGAACAATCCCCACATCACCACCGTAGTGACCTCCCATGGGGGCCACTGCGCCTTTGTCGAGCAGGCAAACGGTTATGATGGCTACTTCGCGGAACGAACCGTTGTGGACTTTTTGAGGAACCAACTATGA